AGAAATTGCTCGTATCATGACCTTTATCAACAAGCAAAAAGAACAAAAATAACATTATTCTTCCTATGACACAGGTAAAAAAACAGAAAAAAATATTCTCCGGCAAAGTGGTTTCTACCAAGATGGCCAAGACTATTGTTGTTTTGGTTGAAAGAACAAAAATTCATCCCAAATATCAGAAGAGATACAAAACTAGTAAAAAATACAAAGTTCATGACGAGAAAGGCCAATACCGGGTCGGCGACAAAGTAAACTTTATCGAATGCCGACCACTTTCCAAAGATAAAAAATGGCGGATTTATCCGGAAAAGAATTAATTTA
This Candidatus Kuenenbacteria bacterium DNA region includes the following protein-coding sequences:
- the rpsQ gene encoding 30S ribosomal protein S17 → MTQVKKQKKIFSGKVVSTKMAKTIVVLVERTKIHPKYQKRYKTSKKYKVHDEKGQYRVGDKVNFIECRPLSKDKKWRIYPEKN